Proteins encoded within one genomic window of Ranitomeya variabilis isolate aRanVar5 chromosome 4, aRanVar5.hap1, whole genome shotgun sequence:
- the PDYN gene encoding proenkephalin-B, with protein sequence MGLLVLIILLSLSAPHATCADCVSWCFSCALQIQATNTHFNPLVCSLQCEGSMTSVTEWEQCEKILIPIGAALEISKRDQERVPTTSELLEVPVKRYGGFMKKLDKNKFFFNSPKRESGSYKGEAINPYSGLHKYGERDLLEIPDSDQELEVNNESEEQNQAWNARDERKRYGGFLRKYPKRSLDDLQGVELDRRMVLNPELGSEQGVEEVETEQGVETEQGVADLQKRYGGFMRRIRPKLKWDNQKRYGGFLRRQFKVTTRSDEDPSTFSGELSNL encoded by the exons ATGGGTTTGCTGGTTTTGATAATCCTGCTGAGTCTCTCCGCTCCACATGCGACCTGTGCAGACTGTGTGTCCTGGTGCTTCTCCTGTGCTCTACAGATCCAAGCCACCAACACCCACTTCAACCCTCTG GTTTGTTCTTTACAATGTGAAGGATCCATGACCTCTGTGACAGAGTGGGAGCAATGTGAAAAGATCTTGATTCCTATAGGAGCCGCACTCGAAATTTCCAAAAGGGACCAAGAGAGAGTGCCCACAACCTCCGAACTCCTGGAGGTACCAGTCAAGCGTTATGGAGGATTtatgaaaaaactggataaaaacaAATTCTTCTTTAACTCCCCCAAGCGAGAGAGTGGCAGCTACAAGGGAGAAGCCATTAATCCCTATAGTGGTCTGCACAAATATGGAGAGAGGGACCTCCTGGAGATACCTGACTCAGACCAGGAGTTGGAGGTCAATAATGAATCGGAGGAGCAGAACCAGGCATGGAACGCAAGAGATGAGAGGAAGCGCTATGGAGGGTTCCTACGAAAATACCCCAAGAGGAGCCTGGACGATTTACAGGGGGTAGAGTTAGACAGGAGGATGGTACTAAACCCAGAGCTGGGATCAGAGCAGGGGGTGGAGGAGGTGGAGACAGAGCAGGGTGTAGAGACAGAACAGGGGGTGGCAGATCTGCAGAAGCGATATGGGGGATTTATGCGAAGGATCCGGCCCAAATTGAAGTGGGACAATCAGAAAAGATATGGGGGATTCCTTCGGCGTCAATTCAAGGTCACTACAAGGTCAGATGAAGATCCCAGCACCTTTTCCGGGGAGTTGTCCAACCTTTAA